A region from the Halobacillus mangrovi genome encodes:
- the rph gene encoding ribonuclease PH, which yields MRNDHRKVNELREVTIETDYVKHPEGSVLISFGDTKVICNASVEDRVPPFLRGQGKGWITAEYAMLPRATEQRNIRESSKGKVSGRTMEIQRLIGRALRAVVDLDKIGERTLWVDCDVIQADGGTRTASITGAFVAVVIAFGKLVENGTLKELPVTDFLTAISVGVLPEGEEILDLCYEEDSRAQVDMNVVMTGQGEFVELQGTGEEATFSMPQLQKMLSLAQEGVNDLVKLQKEAIGDWSDVITGKQVSGAAKES from the coding sequence GTGAGAAATGATCATCGAAAAGTCAATGAATTAAGAGAAGTAACGATAGAAACAGACTATGTTAAACATCCAGAAGGATCTGTATTAATAAGCTTTGGGGACACCAAAGTCATTTGTAACGCCAGTGTAGAGGATCGCGTACCTCCTTTTTTACGCGGACAGGGAAAAGGCTGGATTACAGCTGAATATGCCATGCTTCCAAGAGCGACAGAGCAAAGAAATATCCGTGAATCGTCAAAAGGAAAAGTTTCCGGAAGAACGATGGAAATCCAACGTTTAATTGGACGTGCCCTAAGAGCGGTTGTTGATTTGGACAAAATTGGCGAGCGCACCTTGTGGGTAGACTGTGATGTCATCCAGGCCGATGGCGGCACACGAACAGCATCCATTACAGGCGCGTTTGTAGCTGTTGTGATTGCCTTCGGTAAGCTTGTGGAAAATGGCACACTGAAAGAACTTCCTGTTACGGACTTCTTAACAGCAATTTCTGTCGGCGTACTTCCTGAAGGCGAAGAGATTCTTGACTTGTGCTATGAAGAAGACAGCCGAGCACAGGTGGATATGAACGTCGTTATGACTGGGCAAGGTGAATTCGTTGAGCTGCAGGGAACCGGGGAAGAAGCGACCTTCTCTATGCCTCAGCTGCAAAAAATGCTGTCCTTGGCTCAAGAAGGCGTCAATGATCTCGTGAAACTCCAAAAAGAAGCAATTGGAGATTGGTCTGATGTCATTACGGGAAAACAAGTATCAGGAGCTGCCAAAGAGTCATGA